Below is a genomic region from Gillisia sp. Hel_I_86.
CTTTTATTGCCGGGTATATAGAGGTTATCACTGCGGTAAGGATGACCAAAACTGTAATAATTATATATACCCTGGGTTCCAGCGTTGGATAAACAATATTAGTAAACCCCCAACCCGCCAATCCTTCGGAAAACAGGCTTAAACTAATTCCTTTATAATTTAGGGCCGAGACGGTAATAAAGCCGATCCCCATCCCTACGGCACCACCTAAAATAGAAAGGTAGGCGGTTTCCATCACGATCATCGTGAATACGCGCAGCCTGTTCATTCCGATGGCCATTAATATGCCCAGTTCCTTGTAACGTTCCAAGATCGACATCAACATGGTATTTAATATCCCAAAGGCCAGGGCGATCAGCACAATGATGGTAACGATAAAATCCATTTGGTCTATCCAGTTACTGAGCAGCTCCAGATCTGCATTGGCTTCGCGCCAATCCCGTATCTGTACATCGGGCCCGCTGAACCTTGCTTTTAGGGAAGCGAGATAAGGTGCCAGTTGATCCGGATCGTTGAGCTTAATGACTATCTTGTTGTATTGCCCTTCAATGCCGGCCAGTCTGGTAACATCTGCAAGGTCGGCATAGACCAACATTTCTTCGTCCCTGGCCTGGGTGGCATTGTACAGGCCCGTAACCCTGAACGTTGAGGATATCAAGGTCCCCTCTTTGCCCTCAAAGCCCAATACCACTTTATTGCCTGGTTTTATATTGAGTTTTTTGGCCAGCTTTTCCCCAAGTATAATGGGGTTCCTCACCTCTGGGGCAAGGTAATCCCCCGAAGAGAGCCTTGATTTTAGCATCGTGGTTTTCTCTTCCGCCCCGGGCAATACGCCTATAAGGACGATATTGGATGAATAGCCGGCAGAGGCGATGATACCATACACTTGGGTCCTGGCCGTAGCGGCTTTTACTTCCTCATCCGTTCTAATTTCCTCCAATATCCTTTCTCCATTGGAGATGGTAGTGACCAATTTTTCGTTTTTTACAAAATCGGGGTTCTCAATCTGTACATGCCCGTATTTATGTTCGATGGCGTCTTTCAGCGATTCAATGTGCAGGGTGTCCGATACGGCCAGGATAATAACCGTTGCCCAAATCCCGATTGCCAATGAAATGACCACGACCAGGCTTCGGGTCCTGTTCCTCCAGATATTTCTCCATGCTATTTTTAAAAGCGTTTTCATTTGTTCATATTTATTTTTTTGATGCCACGGGCTTTAAAATTGAAACCTGCCGTATGGCATATATTGACAATAGTATCGAAACCACCAGTATAATAAGGGTATGCTTGGTAAAAACACCGAAATCTACAAGTGTTGGCAAAATGGGATCTATCCCATAAGCCTCCCAACCAGCAGCCGTCTTTCCCCTGAATTCAATGGGCCTTGCCTTAAAATAGCTTACAAGGGGGTAGCTGGACAAAAACCCAAGGACCGCGCCCAGCAATGCCATAAAGAATGTTTCGATCAATATCATTAGTTGCATTTTCGTTTTTCGCATGCCAATGGACAATACTATGCGTAGTTCATTCAATCTTTCATGGACCATCATTATAATGGTTCCAAGAA
It encodes:
- a CDS encoding ABC transporter permease; translated protein: MKTLLKIAWRNIWRNRTRSLVVVISLAIGIWATVIILAVSDTLHIESLKDAIEHKYGHVQIENPDFVKNEKLVTTISNGERILEEIRTDEEVKAATARTQVYGIIASAGYSSNIVLIGVLPGAEEKTTMLKSRLSSGDYLAPEVRNPIILGEKLAKKLNIKPGNKVVLGFEGKEGTLISSTFRVTGLYNATQARDEEMLVYADLADVTRLAGIEGQYNKIVIKLNDPDQLAPYLASLKARFSGPDVQIRDWREANADLELLSNWIDQMDFIVTIIVLIALAFGILNTMLMSILERYKELGILMAIGMNRLRVFTMIVMETAYLSILGGAVGMGIGFITVSALNYKGISLSLFSEGLAGWGFTNIVYPTLEPRVYIIITVLVILTAVITSIYPAIKALMLKPNEAISKQN